A window of Lacibacter sediminis contains these coding sequences:
- a CDS encoding nucleotide sugar dehydrogenase, which translates to MYQSLINKEKKVAVVGLGYVGLPLALELAAHMQVIGFDINKKRIDMMQRNEDPSKEVEADRFAGKDIVFTDDINVLKEASFFIVTVPTPVDDHKVPDLTPLEKASETVGKVLKKGDYVIYESTTYPGCTEEDCMPILEQFSGLKGKVDFKIGYSPERINPGDKHHTLSNTIKIVSGCDDESLKEIAAVYESVVKVGVHRAPNIKVAEAGKIIENAQRDLNISLMNELSIIFDRIGINTFDVVEAAGTKWNFHKYTPGLVGGHCIGVDPYYLTYKAQQLGYNSKVIASGRFVNDEMPRYVAKKIIQHIIKHAPNPATAKVLVLGATFKENVADIRNSKVADMVKELLEYNVAVDFVDPHADATEVHHEYGLTLAETIGNGYDAIVLAVAHHPYTAFTEDYLLSIANEQAMFADLKGIYRNKISKLKYWSL; encoded by the coding sequence ATGTATCAATCATTAATTAATAAAGAAAAGAAAGTTGCAGTCGTTGGGTTAGGCTATGTGGGATTGCCATTAGCATTGGAATTGGCTGCGCATATGCAGGTGATCGGCTTCGACATCAACAAGAAGCGTATTGACATGATGCAGCGGAACGAAGATCCCAGCAAGGAAGTTGAGGCTGATCGTTTTGCAGGGAAGGATATTGTATTTACAGATGATATCAATGTATTGAAAGAAGCATCTTTCTTTATTGTGACTGTGCCAACGCCGGTTGATGATCATAAAGTTCCGGATCTGACACCGTTGGAAAAAGCAAGTGAGACTGTAGGTAAAGTGTTGAAGAAAGGTGATTATGTGATTTACGAAAGCACAACCTATCCCGGCTGTACAGAGGAAGATTGTATGCCGATTCTTGAACAGTTCTCCGGGTTAAAAGGAAAAGTTGATTTTAAGATTGGTTATTCACCTGAACGAATTAATCCGGGAGATAAACATCATACATTAAGCAACACCATCAAAATTGTTTCCGGTTGCGATGATGAATCGTTAAAGGAAATTGCTGCGGTTTATGAAAGTGTGGTGAAGGTTGGTGTACACCGTGCACCAAACATTAAAGTAGCAGAAGCAGGAAAAATCATTGAAAACGCACAACGTGATCTGAACATCTCATTGATGAACGAACTGTCGATCATCTTCGATCGTATCGGCATCAACACATTTGATGTAGTGGAAGCCGCAGGAACGAAATGGAATTTTCATAAATACACGCCGGGTTTGGTGGGAGGACATTGCATTGGCGTTGATCCATACTATTTAACCTACAAAGCACAGCAACTTGGTTATAATTCAAAAGTAATTGCAAGCGGTCGTTTTGTAAACGATGAAATGCCTCGCTATGTAGCAAAGAAAATTATTCAGCACATTATTAAACATGCGCCAAATCCTGCTACTGCAAAAGTGTTGGTGCTGGGTGCAACGTTTAAAGAGAATGTAGCCGACATCCGTAATTCGAAAGTAGCGGATATGGTAAAAGAATTACTGGAATACAATGTTGCGGTTGACTTTGTTGATCCGCATGCTGATGCAACTGAAGTACATCATGAATATGGATTAACCCTTGCTGAAACTATCGGCAATGGGTATGATGCAATTGTATTGGCAGTAGCACATCATCCGTACACAGCATTTACAGAAGACTACTTGTTGTCTATTGCTAATGAGCAAGCTATGTTTGCTGATCTCAAAGGCATCTACCGTAATAAAATTTCGAAACTCAAATACTGGAGTTTATAA
- the rfbB gene encoding dTDP-glucose 4,6-dehydratase, producing the protein MSTFDKTILVTGGAGFIGSHVIRLFVNKYPNYKIVNGDALTYAGNLENLKDVQDKPNYAFAKIDITDEAGVEQLFNQYHFDAVIHLAAESHVDRSILDPLAFVKTNVLGTAILLNACRKHWAGNHEGKLFYHVSTDEVYGSLGETGFFTEETPYDPHSPYSASKAASDHFVMAYHDTYGLPVVMSNCSNNYGSHHFPEKLIPLMINNIKNNKPLPVYGKGENVRDWLFVEDHARAIDTIFHNGKLGASYNVGGFNEWKNIDLVHLLCSIMDKKLGRAAGESAKLITYVKDRAGHDLRYAIDATKLNKELGWSPSLQFEEGLEKTVDWYLSNEEWINHVTSGDYQKYYDAQYEKR; encoded by the coding sequence ATGAGCACATTCGACAAAACAATATTGGTAACGGGCGGAGCCGGCTTTATCGGCAGTCATGTAATTCGCCTGTTTGTAAATAAATATCCCAATTACAAAATTGTAAATGGCGATGCATTGACCTACGCAGGCAACCTGGAGAATCTGAAAGATGTACAGGATAAACCAAACTATGCATTTGCGAAAATTGATATTACAGATGAAGCAGGTGTTGAACAGCTCTTCAATCAGTATCATTTTGATGCAGTGATTCACCTGGCAGCGGAAAGTCATGTTGACCGCAGCATTCTTGATCCATTGGCATTTGTAAAAACAAATGTATTGGGTACTGCTATATTACTGAATGCATGTCGCAAGCATTGGGCTGGTAATCATGAAGGCAAATTGTTCTATCATGTATCAACTGATGAAGTATATGGTTCCTTAGGCGAAACAGGCTTCTTTACTGAAGAAACCCCTTATGATCCGCATTCTCCTTACTCAGCATCGAAAGCTGCGTCTGATCATTTTGTAATGGCGTATCATGATACGTATGGTCTGCCGGTGGTGATGAGCAACTGCAGTAACAACTATGGATCACATCATTTCCCGGAAAAATTAATTCCGTTAATGATCAACAATATCAAAAACAACAAACCGCTCCCGGTTTATGGTAAAGGCGAGAATGTGCGTGATTGGTTGTTTGTAGAAGATCATGCAAGAGCGATCGATACAATTTTCCATAACGGAAAACTTGGAGCAAGCTATAATGTGGGCGGCTTCAACGAATGGAAAAATATTGATCTCGTTCACTTGCTTTGCAGCATCATGGATAAAAAACTTGGTCGGGCAGCAGGTGAAAGCGCAAAGCTCATCACTTATGTAAAAGATCGTGCTGGTCATGATTTGCGTTATGCCATTGATGCAACCAAACTCAATAAGGAATTAGGCTGGAGTCCTTCTTTACAATTTGAAGAAGGATTGGAGAAAACCGTTGACTGGTATTTGAGTAATGAAGAATGGATCAATCACGTAACAAGCGGCGATTACCAGAAGTACTATGATGCGCAATATGAAAAAAGGTGA
- the rfbC gene encoding dTDP-4-dehydrorhamnose 3,5-epimerase, with the protein MAFLQTGFPGLVVFEPIVFGDERGYFFESYNQQSFENEGLYYNWVQDNQSSSTYGVIRGLHFQKGEHAQAKLVRCLSGKILDVVVDLRKDSPTFKKVYAVELNAEKKNALLVPRGFAHGFSVLSETAEVLYKCDNFYNKQSEGGLLYNDPSLKIDWKIEAGKEIVSGKDLINSTMSELQEDSFF; encoded by the coding sequence ATGGCTTTTTTACAAACAGGTTTCCCTGGCTTGGTAGTGTTCGAACCAATCGTATTTGGCGATGAGCGGGGTTATTTCTTTGAATCATACAATCAGCAATCTTTTGAAAACGAAGGGTTGTATTACAATTGGGTACAGGACAATCAATCCAGCTCTACTTACGGTGTTATTCGTGGCTTGCATTTTCAAAAAGGCGAACATGCACAAGCTAAACTGGTGCGTTGTTTAAGCGGAAAAATTTTAGACGTGGTAGTCGACCTGCGTAAAGATTCACCCACTTTTAAAAAAGTTTATGCTGTAGAATTGAATGCAGAGAAAAAGAATGCATTGTTAGTGCCCCGTGGTTTTGCACATGGTTTTTCCGTGTTAAGCGAAACAGCTGAAGTATTATACAAGTGCGATAATTTCTACAATAAACAAAGCGAAGGTGGCTTGTTATATAATGATCCTTCGTTAAAAATTGATTGGAAAATTGAAGCTGGTAAAGAGATTGTTTCAGGAAAAGATTTGATCAATTCAACAATGAGCGAATTACAGGAAGATAGTTTTTTTTAA
- the rfbD gene encoding dTDP-4-dehydrorhamnose reductase, translated as MEKPVILVTGSNGQLGKELKQIADNYSQFNFVFASREDLKLHHFGLVENFFIAAKPQYCINCAAYTAVDKAENEQDMAMLVNGEAVGNLAAICKKYQTKLIHISTDYVFDGESETPYKEDDKTGPINTYGKSKLLGEQLCMKEDADAIIIRTSWVYSSFGHNFVKTMMRLMNERNELNVVSDQIGSPTYAADLAKTILHIISSGKWEAGIYHYSNEGKISWFEFAQAIKEITGSKAVVHPIETAQYPTPARRPHYSLLNKEKIKTTYAVAVPEWKESLQKCITLLRETK; from the coding sequence ATGGAGAAGCCGGTTATACTTGTTACAGGTAGCAATGGTCAGCTCGGAAAAGAGTTGAAACAAATTGCTGATAACTATTCTCAATTCAATTTCGTATTTGCTTCACGGGAAGATCTAAAGCTTCATCATTTTGGTTTAGTAGAAAATTTCTTTATTGCTGCGAAACCACAGTATTGCATTAACTGTGCTGCTTATACTGCTGTTGATAAAGCAGAGAATGAACAGGATATGGCCATGTTGGTAAACGGCGAAGCTGTTGGCAATCTGGCAGCCATTTGCAAAAAATATCAAACCAAACTCATTCATATCTCAACCGATTATGTGTTTGATGGCGAGAGTGAAACGCCTTACAAAGAAGACGATAAAACTGGCCCTATCAATACCTACGGCAAATCAAAACTTTTAGGTGAGCAATTGTGTATGAAAGAAGATGCAGATGCCATTATTATTCGCACTTCATGGGTGTATTCATCGTTTGGTCACAACTTTGTGAAAACGATGATGCGTTTGATGAATGAACGCAATGAATTGAATGTGGTGAGTGATCAAATTGGTTCTCCAACCTATGCTGCTGACCTGGCAAAAACAATTCTGCATATTATTTCTTCCGGTAAATGGGAGGCTGGTATTTATCATTACAGCAATGAAGGGAAGATCAGTTGGTTTGAATTTGCGCAAGCGATTAAAGAAATAACCGGCAGCAAAGCAGTCGTGCATCCAATTGAAACAGCACAATATCCAACGCCTGCACGCCGCCCCCATTATTCTTTGCTTAATAAAGAAAAGATTAAAACAACCTATGCAGTAGCAGTTCCTGAATGGAAGGAAAGTTTGCAGAAATGCATAACTCTATTGCGGGAAACCAAATAA
- the cphA gene encoding cyanophycin synthetase, which produces MKVLEIKILRGPNYWSVRRTKLIQMKLDLEELEQRPTNHIPGFRERLEKLFPSMYEHRCSVGKPGGFFQRVDEGTWMGHVIEHVALELQTLAGMDTGFGRTRGANEKEGVYYVVFTYLEEDAGVYAAKAAVRIAEALVTGEEYNLEEDIQKLREIREDTRLGPSTGCIVDEAAKRNIPYIRLNKQSLVQLGYGVHQKRIRATIASTTSNIAVDIACDKEETKLLLEAAEIPVPRGTVIRTEIGLDEAIEKFGYPLVIKPIDGNHGKGNTTNITNKEQALKAFEAAKAYSRSVIVERFITGFDFRILVINHKFICAALRTPASVIGDGEHTIQWLMDETNKDPRRGYGHEKVLTQITVDGSTMKMLEEKGYSLETVPPKGELVLLKTTANLSTGGTSTDVTDEVHPANVFMCERISKIIGLDICGIDIMATDLRTPVNENGGAILEVNAAPGFRMHIDPAEGLPRNVAEPVIDMLFPKGSVGRIPIIAITGTNGKTTTTRLTAHIAKSAGKKVGYTTSDGVYIQNHLMMKGDCTGPVSSTFVLKDPTVDFAVLECARGGILKSGLAFQNCDVAIVTNVAADHIGLGGINTVEQMAKVKAVVPETVFPHGYAILNAEDDLVYKMKDDLKCNVALFSMDENNPRMKEHCAGGGLATVYENGFISIMKGTWKIRVMAAKDIPLTYEGKAVHNIANCLPAVLATYLYRDISIDDIRQGLLTFIPGESLTPGRLNFFHFKNYTFLADFAHNPHGLQLLCEFVSKLDYKHKVGVISGTGDRRDEDIRELGEISGKYFDEIIIRCDKNLRGRTAEEIMDLLEEGIRKVNKTIPVMKIANENEALEYIYANPKQGALYTIMCDVVAGALDKIKELKDREDKS; this is translated from the coding sequence ATGAAAGTTCTTGAAATTAAAATTCTTCGTGGTCCTAACTATTGGAGTGTGCGCCGTACCAAACTTATACAAATGAAACTCGACCTCGAAGAACTGGAACAACGACCCACCAATCACATTCCCGGTTTTCGTGAGCGATTGGAAAAATTATTCCCCAGTATGTATGAACATCGTTGCAGTGTTGGCAAGCCAGGCGGTTTTTTTCAACGGGTTGATGAAGGCACATGGATGGGCCATGTGATAGAGCATGTCGCACTAGAACTGCAAACATTGGCAGGTATGGATACAGGATTTGGAAGAACACGTGGTGCCAACGAAAAAGAAGGCGTGTACTATGTTGTGTTTACTTACCTGGAAGAAGATGCAGGTGTATATGCTGCAAAAGCTGCAGTGCGTATTGCAGAGGCTTTGGTTACAGGAGAAGAATATAACCTCGAAGAAGATATTCAAAAACTGAGAGAGATCAGAGAAGATACAAGACTTGGCCCTTCTACCGGATGTATTGTTGATGAAGCAGCAAAACGAAATATTCCTTACATCCGATTGAATAAACAAAGTTTAGTACAGTTGGGTTATGGTGTGCATCAAAAACGCATCCGGGCAACTATTGCATCAACCACATCAAATATTGCCGTTGATATTGCATGTGATAAAGAAGAAACAAAACTATTACTTGAAGCTGCTGAAATTCCAGTACCACGGGGAACTGTGATTCGCACAGAAATTGGTTTGGATGAAGCCATTGAAAAATTTGGTTATCCGTTAGTGATCAAACCTATTGATGGCAATCACGGTAAAGGAAACACCACCAACATTACCAATAAAGAACAGGCATTAAAAGCATTTGAAGCAGCAAAGGCTTACAGCAGAAGTGTAATTGTTGAACGGTTCATCACCGGTTTTGACTTTCGTATTCTCGTCATCAACCATAAATTTATTTGTGCGGCTTTGCGTACACCTGCGAGTGTAATTGGTGATGGTGAACATACTATTCAATGGCTGATGGATGAAACGAATAAAGATCCACGTCGTGGTTATGGTCATGAAAAAGTATTGACACAAATAACTGTTGACGGCAGCACCATGAAAATGCTGGAAGAAAAAGGTTACAGCTTAGAAACTGTTCCGCCAAAAGGTGAATTGGTATTACTAAAAACAACAGCAAATCTTTCTACGGGTGGTACGTCAACGGATGTAACAGATGAAGTACATCCTGCAAATGTGTTTATGTGCGAACGCATCAGTAAGATCATTGGTCTTGATATTTGTGGTATCGATATTATGGCAACCGATTTGCGCACTCCTGTAAATGAAAATGGCGGCGCAATACTTGAAGTAAATGCTGCACCGGGTTTCCGTATGCATATTGATCCTGCAGAAGGTTTGCCCCGCAACGTGGCAGAACCTGTAATTGATATGTTGTTTCCGAAAGGAAGCGTAGGCCGTATCCCCATCATCGCCATTACCGGAACAAACGGTAAGACAACAACAACACGATTAACTGCACATATTGCAAAGAGTGCAGGTAAGAAAGTTGGTTATACCACCAGCGATGGTGTTTATATCCAGAATCATTTAATGATGAAAGGCGATTGCACCGGACCTGTCTCATCAACCTTTGTATTAAAAGACCCGACGGTTGATTTTGCTGTATTGGAATGTGCAAGAGGCGGTATTTTAAAATCAGGTCTTGCATTTCAGAATTGCGATGTGGCAATTGTTACAAATGTTGCAGCTGATCATATTGGTCTTGGCGGCATCAACACTGTTGAACAAATGGCGAAAGTAAAAGCTGTTGTTCCTGAAACTGTTTTCCCGCATGGCTATGCCATTCTCAATGCAGAAGATGACCTTGTGTATAAAATGAAAGATGATCTTAAATGTAATGTTGCATTGTTCAGCATGGATGAGAACAATCCACGCATGAAAGAACATTGCGCTGGTGGTGGTTTAGCAACGGTGTATGAAAATGGTTTCATCAGTATTATGAAAGGCACCTGGAAAATTCGTGTGATGGCAGCGAAAGATATTCCACTTACTTACGAAGGAAAAGCAGTGCATAATATCGCCAACTGTTTACCGGCTGTACTTGCCACTTATCTCTATCGTGATATCAGTATCGATGATATACGCCAGGGATTACTCACGTTTATTCCCGGCGAGAGTTTAACGCCTGGCCGTTTGAATTTCTTTCATTTTAAAAATTACACGTTCCTTGCCGACTTTGCACATAACCCACACGGGCTTCAATTGCTTTGCGAGTTTGTAAGCAAACTCGACTATAAACACAAAGTGGGCGTGATCAGCGGTACTGGCGACAGAAGAGATGAAGATATCCGTGAACTGGGTGAGATCAGCGGTAAATATTTTGACGAGATCATCATTCGATGTGATAAAAACCTGCGTGGCCGCACAGCAGAAGAAATTATGGATTTGCTTGAAGAAGGTATCCGCAAGGTAAACAAGACCATTCCGGTGATGAAAATTGCGAATGAAAATGAAGCATTGGAATATATTTATGCCAATCCGAAGCAAGGTGCCCTTTACACCATTATGTGTGATGTGGTGGCTGGAGCACTCGATAAGATCAAAGAACTGAAAGACCGGGAAGACAAGAGTTGA
- a CDS encoding cyanophycinase, with amino-acid sequence MQYPKGKLIAIGGAEDKGTDLEAGEINRNNLNFFELGILRRVVEEAGGIDARIEVITTASTIPYEVGDNYMNAFGKIGCTNIGVLHIRNRQDTANPEFLERIKTCNAVMFSGGNQMRLSVTDGGTDFLAILKKRYQEETGFVVAGTSAGAMAMSKTMIYEGNAARAYLKGEVKMTTGLGFIDNVIIDSHFEKRGRFVRLTQAVATNPSCIGIGLGEDTGMLITEGNKMEAIGSGLVIIIDGHEMMHSNIADIPDGNPISIENLRVHFCEKGNGYMVKERKFLMEAKDGALIKKQVHVE; translated from the coding sequence TTGCAGTATCCAAAAGGAAAGCTGATCGCTATCGGCGGTGCAGAAGATAAAGGAACCGATCTTGAAGCGGGAGAAATAAACCGCAATAATCTTAATTTTTTCGAGCTGGGTATTCTCAGGCGGGTAGTGGAAGAAGCCGGCGGCATCGATGCCCGTATTGAAGTAATTACAACTGCTTCAACCATTCCTTACGAGGTAGGGGATAACTACATGAATGCATTTGGAAAAATCGGTTGCACAAATATTGGTGTGTTGCATATCCGTAACCGCCAGGATACGGCCAATCCCGAATTTCTTGAACGAATTAAAACATGTAATGCAGTAATGTTTTCAGGAGGTAATCAAATGCGATTGAGTGTAACAGATGGCGGAACTGATTTTTTAGCCATTTTGAAAAAACGTTACCAGGAAGAAACCGGCTTTGTTGTGGCTGGCACCTCTGCAGGTGCAATGGCTATGAGTAAGACAATGATCTATGAAGGCAACGCAGCACGTGCTTATTTGAAAGGTGAAGTGAAAATGACAACAGGTTTAGGATTTATTGATAATGTGATTATCGATAGTCATTTCGAAAAGCGTGGGCGTTTTGTTCGTTTAACACAAGCTGTGGCAACAAACCCATCCTGCATTGGCATTGGCTTGGGCGAAGATACAGGTATGCTTATTACAGAAGGAAATAAGATGGAAGCAATCGGAAGCGGACTCGTGATCATTATTGACGGGCATGAAATGATGCATTCCAATATTGCTGATATTCCCGATGGTAATCCGATCAGTATCGAAAATCTGCGGGTGCATTTTTGTGAAAAAGGCAATGG